Sequence from the Bacteroidales bacterium genome:
CGCATAAAACTTCCATGGCTGGTAATTGTTTACACTGGGAGCAAAACCACCCATCTTAACAAGGTGCTTAAGATCCTCGACAGGAACGGGCGTATCCTTAAAACTCCGCACGCTGGTTCTCTTTTCAATTGCTTTTTGTAGTTCCATACGGCTGTGCTTTTATTTAAATTAACGTGAAAATATTTTCTTCATGAAGGAAGAAAAATACAAAAAATCTTTATAATTCACTACCAAAATTATAAATCAGTTGTTTTTTTATTAACATCGATGAGGCCTCATTTGTTGATCATATAATATTTGTTCAGATCGGAAGGAATTATTAATTTACAAACCATAAAAAATATAAACTTATGAACTACTACTACATAACCGGAACGAGCCGTGGTATAGGAAAAGCCATTGCAGAAGAGCTCCTCGGGCGTAAAAACAATTTTGTGTATGGCATTTCCAGGAACAATACCCTCGAACATCAGAATTATCAACACATCGCCCTGGATTTAAATGATCTGGAAAGGGTGAAGGAATTTACTTTCGGAGATCATCCGGATGCCGGAAAGATTGTTCTGATTAACAATGCCGGTATATTGGGGCATGTAGCGCCCGTTGGCAATTTATACACCGAAAAGATCATCAGCAGCTACAACATCAACCTGATAAGCCCCTCCATTCTGACCAACCGGTTCATAAACCAATATAAGGAGCACGAGGGTGAAAGGATGATCGTCAATACCAGCTCGGGAGCGGCCCGGCATACCATCCCATCCTGGAGCACTTATTGCGCAACCAAGGCAGGTTTGGAAATGTTTGCACGCGTAATAGAAGATGAACAGCAGGATGTTGAAAACCCTGTAAAAGTGTATTCAATAGCTCCGGGGGTGGTGGACACCGAAATGCAGGATGAGGTGCGTGAGGTAGACCCGGAAAATTTCCGTGATCTGTACCGCTTTGTGAAGCTGAAAAAAGATGGCTTATTGGTTGATCCGAACGATGTAGCCAAAAAGTTCGTCGACATCATGGAGCATCCGGAAAACTATCCGAAAAGCATCATGGATCTGCGAGAATGAAACATTTACAGGAAATCTTATTTGCAAAACGGCGAAAACACTTCTATGGACAAGGAGAAAGAATATGCACAAGCATCGGCAAGGTACAAAAAGCTAAAAATTAACGGACAAAAGCGAAGGTAAGGTGCACAAAAGCGAAGGTAAGATGCACAAAAGCAAAGGTAAGATGCACAAAAGTGCAGAATTACTGCACAAAAGCGAAAGTAAAGTGCACAAGAGCGAAAAATTGCTGCACAAAGGCGCAGGATTACTGCACAAAAATCAAGGAAAGGTGCACAAAGGCGCAGGTAAGGTGCACAAAAGCCAGGGTAAGGTGCACAAAACCTCTGAAGAGGTGGACAAAAGCCAGGCATCGATGGACAAAAGCAGTGGATGACCCTACAAAAGCAAAGCACCTGATCAAAATACCGGGAGGGTATTATTCATTAGTATAGCAGTTTGTTTAAGTTATTTATTTCTATATTTTGAAAATGCATAATATAAGTAATTCAGTACAATACCCATGGAACCTTCATGATTATAAATATGGCTTTTATGCACATTTTGTGCATGAAGGTTTCATTAGAATATGTGCTTAGAATAAGCCCAGAGGTTAAGATATCTAAAAATTTTCAATCAAGATTATTTTCTGCTGTTACATTTTTATTTACTTAGCACTTTCAAAAAAATCGGCCTGGCTTTGTAACCTTTTATTTTCAGGTACGATAGAATTCATTTAAATGATCAAGCCATGAAAAAGTCAATACGCATTTTATTTTTCATCCTGCTGGCCACAGGAACAGGGATTTTTACTTCCTGTGACAATGACGACGGGTTGAATATATTTACCCTGGATCAGGACAGGAAGTTTGGAAGAGCGTTTGACAATCAGATAAAGGCAGACACCAATGAATACATCATACTTGATGAAAACAGATACTCCGAAGCCTATGACCACCTTAACCGGATTAAGAATAATTTGCTTGAATCGGATGAGCTGAATCATGTTGAGGATTTCGACTGGAAAGCACGGATTGTCATGAGCAAAAAGAAAGATACCGTCCTCAATGCGTTTGCTGTACCCGGCGGATATATGTACTTCTATCCGGGGCTGATCAAATATCTGGACAACGAAGCCGAGTTTGCGGGAGTAATGGCGCATGAAATGGCGCATGTGGATAAGAGACATACAACCCAGCGAATGACCAGACTTTATGGCTTCCAATTTTTACTAGGTCTTATATTGGGAGAAAATCCAAGCCAATGGGCCAAAATTGTAGGAGAATTAGCCATTGGAACTGGAGAACTACAATTTAGTAAAAGTGATGAGTATGAAGCTGATGAATATGCCGTAAAATATAGTTCGGATACCGAATTGGATCCCAAAGGTGTGGCAGGATTTTTCAATAAGCTGGAAGAGCAAAATAGCGGAGGTTATATGCCGGAATTTTTCAGCACACACCCAAATCCGGGAAACCGTGTTGAAGAAATCGACGAGGTATGGAATAAACTGGGCCAGCCGGAAGGTAAAACGTTCACCGATCGCTACAACGAATTCAAAAACGCCTTATCCAAATGAAAATACCCAAGACCTTCATAGGCATCGATTATGGAAAGAAAGATTCAGGCAACACCGTTATTTGCTATAAAGATGGGGAACATATGGGTTTTGTGGGTACCTCAAAAAACCACGATCCCGACCCGGTAATCATTCAGGAGGCAGAAAAAATGAAGGTGGAATACATATTTCTGGATGCCCCTCTTTCTCTGCCCAAAGTGTATTTCAATCCTTCTGACAAAGAGCAGGACTATTTTTACCGAAAGTGCGACCGTGATCTGAACGCCATGTCGCCCATGTTCATTGGGGGATTAACAGCCCGGGCCATCAGGCTTCGACGCAAACTGGAAGACAAGGGTTTTATTGTCAAGGAAGTATACCCTTCTGCTTTGGCCAATCTCCTCAAACTTCAAAAACACGGTTACAAGGAAAAAACCATCAACATCATAAGATGCCTGAACGTGATCAATGAACAATTTCACATCTATAACTTACGGGAGAAAGAAATGCCCACCTGGCATCACTTTGATGC
This genomic interval carries:
- a CDS encoding SDR family NAD(P)-dependent oxidoreductase, which gives rise to MNYYYITGTSRGIGKAIAEELLGRKNNFVYGISRNNTLEHQNYQHIALDLNDLERVKEFTFGDHPDAGKIVLINNAGILGHVAPVGNLYTEKIISSYNINLISPSILTNRFINQYKEHEGERMIVNTSSGAARHTIPSWSTYCATKAGLEMFARVIEDEQQDVENPVKVYSIAPGVVDTEMQDEVREVDPENFRDLYRFVKLKKDGLLVDPNDVAKKFVDIMEHPENYPKSIMDLRE
- a CDS encoding DUF429 domain-containing protein, whose translation is MKIPKTFIGIDYGKKDSGNTVICYKDGEHMGFVGTSKNHDPDPVIIQEAEKMKVEYIFLDAPLSLPKVYFNPSDKEQDYFYRKCDRDLNAMSPMFIGGLTARAIRLRRKLEDKGFIVKEVYPSALANLLKLQKHGYKEKTINIIRCLNVINEQFHIYNLREKEMPTWHHFDALLALISGGRYLQGVAIHYGNSGEGLIYV
- a CDS encoding M48 family metalloprotease — protein: MKKSIRILFFILLATGTGIFTSCDNDDGLNIFTLDQDRKFGRAFDNQIKADTNEYIILDENRYSEAYDHLNRIKNNLLESDELNHVEDFDWKARIVMSKKKDTVLNAFAVPGGYMYFYPGLIKYLDNEAEFAGVMAHEMAHVDKRHTTQRMTRLYGFQFLLGLILGENPSQWAKIVGELAIGTGELQFSKSDEYEADEYAVKYSSDTELDPKGVAGFFNKLEEQNSGGYMPEFFSTHPNPGNRVEEIDEVWNKLGQPEGKTFTDRYNEFKNALSK